The candidate division WOR-3 bacterium genome contains a region encoding:
- a CDS encoding ABC transporter ATP-binding protein yields the protein MVDNAIEVRDLTKAFRDVVAVAGISFEVKRGEVFSLLGPNGAGKSTAISIISGLLAPDSGDALVMGHSILKESMAARRNLGVVPQEIALYNDMSARENLLFWGRMYGLSGKDLARRTDEMLEAVGLVERQKGRVGTYSGGMKRRVNIAAALLHTPQVVIMDEPTVGIDPQSRRHILDHVKELNRQGMSVLYTTHYMEEAEELSNRIAIMDHGKVIACGTRDELVRRVGEQARIELAVTGEPGSAAEVARTVAGVSKATVEQGRVAVLAADADAVVPRLFERAAQAGFHISSVDIREPNLETVFLSLTGRALRD from the coding sequence ATGGTTGACAATGCAATTGAGGTCCGCGACCTGACCAAGGCGTTCCGCGACGTAGTTGCGGTCGCAGGGATCAGTTTCGAGGTGAAGCGAGGCGAGGTGTTCAGCCTGCTCGGACCGAACGGCGCGGGCAAGAGCACCGCGATTTCCATCATCTCGGGGCTGCTTGCGCCCGACTCGGGCGATGCCCTGGTGATGGGTCACTCCATTCTCAAGGAGAGCATGGCCGCACGAAGAAACCTGGGCGTGGTGCCGCAGGAGATTGCCTTGTACAACGACATGTCGGCGCGAGAGAATCTCTTGTTCTGGGGGCGTATGTACGGGCTCTCCGGTAAGGACCTTGCGCGTCGGACGGACGAGATGCTGGAGGCGGTCGGGCTGGTTGAGCGGCAGAAGGGGCGCGTCGGGACGTACTCGGGAGGCATGAAGCGCCGCGTGAACATCGCGGCGGCGCTGCTGCACACGCCGCAGGTGGTGATTATGGACGAGCCCACGGTCGGCATCGACCCGCAGAGCCGTCGCCACATCCTCGACCATGTGAAGGAGCTGAACCGGCAGGGGATGAGCGTTCTCTACACCACGCACTATATGGAGGAGGCGGAGGAGCTGTCGAACCGCATCGCCATCATGGACCATGGCAAGGTCATTGCCTGCGGCACGCGTGACGAGCTGGTCCGCCGGGTCGGGGAGCAGGCGCGGATCGAACTCGCGGTGACCGGTGAACCGGGCAGCGCGGCAGAGGTGGCGCGCACGGTCGCGGGCGTCAGCAAGGCGACGGTCGAGCAGGGGCGGGTAGCCGTGCTGGCCGCGGACGCTGACGCGGTGGTGCCGCGGCTGTTCGAGCGGGCCGCGCAGGCGGGTTTCCACATCAGTTCCGTGGACATCAGGGAACCGAACCTCGAGACTGTCTTCCTGTCGCTGACCGGCCGGGCGCTGCGAGACTGA
- a CDS encoding ABC transporter permease: MTEIHIAGKDLRGSLRSRFFIGVAVLVPLLVTSLFFFAFGGRVSEVGKGPGMAPVRVVVVNEDAGGLQLGRLVVSALSSPQLREILSCAELSDTAMARHALSRRQADLAVIIPAGFSSAVTDSAGRAEVLLLCDPVRTVGPSIVQGVLQRVLDGMSGTRILLNTYRIAVKEAGVTPDSRVVAGLVQQYRAAAEVGAAALSVRAPGAGEDISAMFRRMMAGIFAGLMVFFAFYTGAYTALSLVREHEEGTLARLFTTPAGRARILGGKMLSVVATVGVQATLLILASTFLFGLRWGQPGSSALALVGTVAATSGFGVMLASFIKTTRQGGPVLGGGLSVAGMLGGLFTQAVPSMPAAFNKVALALPQGWVIRGWNLAIAGRPPADLLVPFGVMLAWGAVCFAVGALVFRRRFA, from the coding sequence ATGACTGAGATCCACATCGCCGGGAAGGACCTGCGCGGGTCGCTGCGCAGCCGGTTCTTCATCGGGGTGGCCGTGTTGGTGCCTCTGCTGGTTACATCGCTCTTCTTCTTTGCCTTCGGCGGCCGGGTGAGCGAGGTGGGGAAGGGGCCGGGCATGGCGCCGGTGCGCGTCGTGGTGGTCAACGAAGACGCCGGCGGCCTTCAGCTCGGCCGATTGGTCGTGAGCGCTCTTTCTAGCCCGCAACTGCGGGAGATCCTGAGTTGTGCCGAACTCAGCGATACGGCAATGGCGCGGCATGCGCTCTCGCGGAGGCAGGCAGACCTGGCGGTCATCATTCCGGCCGGGTTCAGTTCAGCCGTGACCGACAGCGCGGGCCGGGCCGAGGTGCTGCTGCTCTGCGACCCGGTGAGGACTGTGGGCCCGTCGATAGTGCAGGGCGTGCTGCAGCGGGTGCTCGACGGTATGTCTGGAACCAGGATTCTCCTCAACACCTACAGGATTGCGGTGAAGGAGGCGGGCGTGACGCCGGACAGCCGCGTGGTCGCCGGGTTGGTACAGCAGTACCGGGCGGCGGCTGAGGTCGGGGCAGCGGCGCTATCGGTGCGCGCGCCCGGAGCGGGAGAGGACATCTCGGCAATGTTCCGGCGGATGATGGCGGGCATCTTCGCGGGACTGATGGTCTTCTTCGCTTTCTATACCGGCGCATACACGGCGCTGTCGCTGGTGCGCGAGCACGAAGAGGGCACATTGGCGCGGTTGTTCACAACTCCGGCCGGACGGGCCCGGATACTGGGCGGCAAGATGCTTTCAGTGGTGGCAACGGTTGGAGTACAGGCGACTCTACTCATCCTGGCCTCGACCTTTCTCTTCGGCCTGCGCTGGGGACAGCCTGGCAGTTCCGCGCTTGCGCTCGTGGGCACGGTGGCAGCGACGTCGGGGTTCGGCGTGATGCTGGCGTCGTTCATCAAGACGACGCGCCAGGGCGGACCGGTGCTCGGCGGCGGCCTCTCCGTTGCCGGGATGCTCGGCGGCCTTTTCACCCAGGCAGTGCCCAGCATGCCGGCCGCGTTCAACAAGGTCGCCCTGGCCCTGCCCCAGGGCTGGGTGATTCGCGGCTGGAACCTGGCAATCGCGGGGCGTCCGCCCGCAGACCTGCTGGTGCCGTTCGGAGTGATGCTCGCCTGGGGCGCGGTCTGCTTTGCAGTCGGCGCGCTGGTCTTCCGGCGCAGGTTTGCCTGA
- a CDS encoding fibronectin type III domain-containing protein, which translates to MALSCIVALLLCTLPPPGGVAARDVPNDAGGKIAVTWTRSPDGSVINYRVLRQAEGATEWDTIGMAGRLASRYFDEGAGNGTPYRYKVLAEADTLQGESEPSGYAKAAPQWFNTGRIPSIIGTALILVIFLYTFQQARRGAKMFIRRIAGLDAVEEALGRATEMGRPTLYVPGLSTIDDVATIASLNILGEVAKKTAKFGTPLIVPNRDPIVYTVAREVVKESYASVGRPDAFNPDSVFFLTDQQFAYAAAVDGIMLREKPATNFLIGMFWAESLILAETGAISGAVQIAGTDAVSQLPFFITACDYTLIGEELYAASAYISREPLRLGAIKGQDYNKLIILALILGGTLLALAVDIRITDIL; encoded by the coding sequence TTGGCGCTATCCTGCATTGTCGCGCTGCTCTTATGCACGCTCCCCCCGCCCGGCGGTGTCGCGGCGCGTGACGTACCGAATGACGCGGGCGGCAAGATCGCCGTGACATGGACGCGCTCGCCGGATGGCAGCGTCATCAACTACCGCGTGCTCCGCCAGGCCGAAGGCGCTACCGAATGGGACACGATCGGCATGGCTGGCCGGCTCGCCTCGCGCTACTTCGACGAGGGGGCCGGGAACGGCACGCCGTACCGCTACAAGGTCCTGGCCGAGGCCGACACCCTGCAAGGCGAGTCCGAACCATCTGGCTACGCGAAGGCAGCGCCGCAGTGGTTCAACACCGGCCGAATCCCGTCTATCATAGGCACGGCCCTCATCCTCGTGATCTTCCTCTACACATTCCAACAGGCAAGGCGTGGGGCCAAGATGTTCATCCGTCGGATCGCCGGGCTGGACGCGGTCGAGGAAGCGCTCGGCCGCGCCACCGAAATGGGCCGGCCGACGCTCTACGTCCCCGGTTTGTCGACGATTGACGATGTCGCAACCATCGCCTCACTCAATATCCTCGGCGAGGTCGCCAAGAAGACCGCCAAGTTCGGAACACCGCTCATTGTTCCCAATCGTGACCCGATCGTCTACACGGTGGCGCGCGAGGTAGTCAAAGAGTCCTACGCCTCGGTCGGCCGACCTGACGCCTTCAACCCCGACTCGGTCTTCTTCCTCACCGACCAGCAGTTCGCCTACGCTGCCGCGGTCGACGGTATCATGCTCCGGGAGAAACCGGCCACCAACTTCCTCATCGGCATGTTCTGGGCCGAGTCCCTGATCCTGGCCGAGACCGGCGCCATCTCGGGCGCGGTGCAGATTGCCGGCACCGACGCGGTCAGCCAGCTGCCGTTCTTCATCACCGCCTGCGACTACACCCTCATCGGCGAGGAACTCTACGCCGCATCGGCCTACATCTCGCGCGAGCCGCTCCGGCTCGGGGCAATCAAGGGCCAGGACTACAACAAACTCATCATCCTCGCGCTGATACTCGGCGGCACCCTGCTCGCCCTGGCGGTAGACATCCGCATCACCGACATCCTCTAG
- the ychF gene encoding redox-regulated ATPase YchF yields MVIGVFGLSASGKTTLFSLLTGMQLDPATRRKDGVTGTALVHDPRVDELASIFNPKKVTQASLTFTDMPGFDLEATRGEKSRVMQFIQNSDALLCVVRAFVNPAVAWPAKCDTPAAQLDTIRTELLLRDLAVVENRLERIAETERKRHKLSDEEQKERKLLTAVREQLEDEQPVSRQELTPAESKTLGTYCLFTAKPIIVAVNTDEHQLSAKSYPDQACVKEQCSANGFAYIELSGKIESDISQFDETDRELFLREYGFTESGIQRLSRVVYEHVGLISFLTVGEDEVKAWTIRRNTCARDAAGAIHTRLAETFVRAEVIPHKTFMAVGCMKRANAQNLVRLAGKDEIVNDGDIFHVRASG; encoded by the coding sequence ATGGTGATTGGCGTATTCGGCTTGTCGGCGAGCGGGAAGACGACTCTCTTCTCACTCCTCACCGGCATGCAACTCGATCCGGCGACGCGGCGTAAGGACGGCGTGACCGGCACAGCGCTGGTCCACGACCCGCGCGTGGACGAGCTTGCGTCCATCTTCAACCCGAAGAAGGTCACCCAGGCCAGCCTCACGTTCACCGACATGCCCGGCTTCGACCTGGAAGCGACCCGCGGCGAGAAGAGCCGGGTGATGCAGTTCATCCAGAACTCGGACGCCCTGCTCTGCGTGGTCCGCGCCTTTGTCAATCCCGCGGTCGCCTGGCCGGCCAAATGCGACACGCCGGCTGCCCAGCTCGACACCATCCGCACCGAACTGCTGCTGCGCGACCTCGCGGTAGTCGAAAATCGGCTCGAGCGGATCGCCGAAACGGAGCGGAAACGCCACAAGCTCAGCGACGAGGAGCAGAAGGAACGCAAGCTCCTGACCGCAGTCCGCGAGCAGTTGGAGGACGAGCAACCAGTCAGCCGCCAGGAGTTGACTCCGGCCGAGTCCAAGACCCTCGGCACCTACTGCCTGTTCACCGCCAAGCCAATCATCGTCGCGGTCAATACCGACGAACACCAGCTCAGCGCCAAGTCCTATCCTGACCAGGCCTGCGTCAAAGAGCAGTGCTCGGCAAACGGATTCGCCTACATCGAGCTGTCGGGCAAGATCGAGTCGGACATCAGCCAGTTCGACGAGACTGACCGCGAACTCTTCCTGCGCGAATACGGCTTCACCGAAAGCGGCATCCAACGCCTGTCACGGGTAGTCTACGAGCACGTCGGCCTGATATCATTCCTGACCGTCGGAGAAGACGAAGTGAAGGCATGGACCATCCGGCGCAACACCTGCGCCCGCGATGCGGCCGGAGCCATTCACACCCGCCTGGCCGAGACTTTCGTCCGTGCCGAAGTGATACCGCACAAGACGTTCATGGCCGTCGGCTGCATGAAGCGGGCGAACGCCCAGAACCTTGTCCGGCTCGCCGGCAAAGATGAGATCGTGAACGACGGCGACATCTTCCACGTCCGCGCCAGCGGCTGA
- the purF gene encoding amidophosphoribosyltransferase, whose product MCGVLGLLTRREVGADLVEGLLALQHRGQDSAGVLTSDGTFHLKKGNGTVANVFNVKNLSRLSGSAGIGHTRYPTIGPGSAEDAQPFYVNHPFGIAMVHNGNVTNYSDLRRELMFDDFRQLTSCSDVEPLLNVFAEGLEQSNLKRFTPTAVFKAVRGVFDRVHGAFSVVALIHRRGLLAFRDPFGIKPLVFSQQDGEFAFASESVAFDRLGFHGFTDVKPGEAIFVDFKGKVHRNQVRPGTPRPCIFEFVYFARPDSVIDGIEVYQARLRLGERLAFEVARQGLKPDVIVPVPDTARAAASSLASVLGISLREGLIKNRYIARTFIMHGQDRRALSVRQKLNPVRSQVEGKDVLLVDDSIVRGTTSREIVQMVRDAGARKVFLAITAPPLRCPCVYGIDMMTRGEFVAKNRTVEQIRKVVGADALVYQTYEGLVSAVRGNSAVPSFCTACFNGKYPTGVTRRYLAQMERERRRWTE is encoded by the coding sequence ATGTGCGGCGTACTCGGTCTTCTGACCCGGCGCGAAGTCGGCGCTGACCTCGTTGAAGGTCTGCTGGCGCTTCAGCACCGGGGCCAGGACTCGGCCGGCGTCCTGACCTCCGACGGCACGTTTCACCTCAAAAAGGGAAACGGCACGGTAGCGAATGTCTTCAACGTCAAGAATCTGTCGCGCCTGTCCGGCAGTGCCGGGATAGGCCACACCCGCTATCCTACCATCGGACCCGGCTCAGCCGAAGACGCCCAACCCTTCTACGTCAACCACCCGTTTGGCATCGCGATGGTCCACAACGGCAACGTCACCAACTACTCCGACCTGCGCCGCGAATTGATGTTCGACGACTTCCGCCAGCTTACCAGCTGCTCGGACGTTGAACCGCTGTTGAACGTGTTTGCCGAAGGCCTGGAGCAGTCGAATCTCAAGCGCTTCACCCCGACCGCTGTCTTCAAAGCGGTGCGCGGCGTGTTCGATCGGGTCCACGGCGCGTTCTCGGTCGTCGCATTGATCCACCGGCGCGGACTGCTCGCCTTCCGTGACCCGTTCGGCATCAAGCCGCTGGTCTTCTCGCAGCAGGACGGCGAGTTCGCCTTCGCTTCCGAGAGCGTCGCCTTCGACCGTCTCGGGTTCCACGGGTTCACCGACGTGAAGCCCGGCGAGGCCATTTTCGTGGATTTCAAGGGCAAGGTGCACCGCAACCAGGTGCGGCCCGGAACGCCGCGGCCCTGCATCTTCGAATTCGTGTACTTCGCGCGGCCCGATTCGGTCATCGACGGCATCGAAGTCTACCAGGCCCGGCTGCGGCTCGGCGAGCGTCTCGCGTTCGAAGTCGCACGCCAGGGGCTCAAGCCCGACGTCATCGTCCCGGTACCGGACACTGCCCGCGCCGCGGCCAGCTCGCTCGCCTCTGTCCTCGGCATCAGCCTGCGCGAGGGCCTGATCAAGAACCGCTACATCGCCCGCACTTTCATCATGCACGGCCAGGACCGTCGTGCACTGTCCGTTCGCCAGAAGCTCAACCCGGTCCGGTCCCAGGTCGAGGGCAAGGATGTCTTGCTGGTCGACGACTCAATCGTCCGCGGCACGACCTCGCGCGAGATCGTGCAGATGGTGCGCGACGCCGGCGCCCGCAAGGTCTTCCTGGCAATCACCGCACCGCCGCTCCGTTGCCCGTGTGTCTATGGAATCGACATGATGACTCGCGGTGAGTTCGTAGCCAAGAACCGGACCGTCGAGCAAATCCGCAAGGTCGTGGGCGCGGACGCTCTGGTCTACCAGACCTACGAGGGCCTGGTCTCCGCCGTTCGCGGAAACTCGGCGGTGCCGAGTTTCTGTACCGCCTGCTTCAATGGCAAGTACCCAACCGGCGTAACCCGACGCTACCTCGCGCAGATGGAGCGCGAACGCCGGCGCTGGACCGAATAG
- the aspS gene encoding aspartate--tRNA(Asn) ligase, whose amino-acid sequence MQRTLAADIAKHIGEEVKLVGWLFQVRELGSISFVVVRDRTGTAQAVILEPAKHDLSQLKRESLVEVYGTVKAEPQAKRGAELLFKEVRVLAEPVAELPFEVNRSKKKLNLKIDSVLDHRAFSLRNPEIAAPFRVQGEIVRTFSDYLRGLGFTEVHTSKIVSAGTEGGTALFPIKYFEQTAFLAQSPQFYKQMLVGAGFERVFEVGFVYRAEDHATSRHINEYLSLDFEMGFIDSYTDVIDVERGFLRKMVENIGMACADEMALLKAELPKTGDIPEIRLKDALAILAKDYKRDTKDMVDLDPEGERQICDYALKTHGSEFVFISRYPRKARPFYTMPDPDDEESTLGFDCLFRGLEVTTGSQRIHDYNMLVESIKRIGGNPDSFNFYLEIFRYAMPPHGGLAIGAERLTQQILNLGNVREASFFPRDRFRLTP is encoded by the coding sequence ATGCAGCGTACCTTAGCGGCAGACATCGCCAAGCACATCGGTGAAGAAGTCAAGCTCGTCGGCTGGCTGTTTCAGGTCCGCGAGCTGGGCTCCATCTCTTTCGTCGTGGTTCGAGACCGTACCGGCACCGCGCAGGCGGTGATTCTCGAACCCGCCAAGCACGACCTTTCGCAACTGAAGCGCGAGAGCCTGGTCGAGGTGTACGGCACGGTGAAGGCCGAGCCGCAGGCGAAGCGCGGGGCCGAACTCCTGTTCAAGGAAGTCAGAGTGCTGGCCGAGCCGGTGGCAGAGCTGCCGTTCGAGGTGAACCGCTCCAAGAAGAAGCTGAACCTGAAGATCGACTCGGTGCTCGACCACCGGGCGTTCAGCCTGCGCAACCCGGAGATAGCGGCGCCGTTCAGGGTGCAGGGAGAGATCGTCCGGACCTTTTCCGACTACTTACGCGGTCTGGGGTTCACCGAGGTGCACACGTCCAAGATCGTGTCGGCCGGGACCGAAGGCGGGACCGCGCTCTTTCCCATCAAGTACTTCGAGCAGACGGCCTTCCTGGCCCAGAGCCCGCAGTTCTACAAGCAGATGCTGGTGGGCGCCGGGTTCGAGCGGGTGTTCGAAGTCGGCTTCGTCTACCGGGCTGAGGACCACGCGACCTCGCGCCACATCAATGAGTACCTGTCGCTCGACTTCGAGATGGGATTCATCGATTCGTACACCGACGTGATTGACGTGGAACGCGGCTTCCTGAGGAAGATGGTCGAGAACATCGGCATGGCCTGCGCGGACGAGATGGCCTTGCTCAAGGCCGAGTTGCCGAAGACAGGCGACATTCCCGAGATTCGACTCAAGGACGCGCTCGCGATCCTGGCGAAGGACTACAAGCGGGACACCAAGGACATGGTCGACCTCGACCCGGAGGGCGAGCGGCAGATATGCGATTACGCCCTGAAGACGCATGGCAGCGAGTTCGTCTTCATCAGCCGCTACCCGCGCAAGGCGCGGCCGTTCTACACCATGCCCGACCCGGATGACGAGGAATCCACGCTCGGCTTCGACTGCCTGTTCCGGGGCCTTGAGGTGACGACCGGGAGCCAGCGCATCCACGACTACAACATGTTGGTGGAGAGTATCAAGCGTATCGGCGGAAACCCGGACAGCTTCAACTTCTACCTGGAGATATTCAGGTACGCGATGCCGCCGCACGGCGGGCTGGCCATCGGCGCGGAGCGGCTGACCCAGCAGATTCTGAACCTCGGCAACGTGCGCGAGGCAAGCTTCTTCCCGCGCGACCGGTTCCGGCTCACGCCGTAG
- a CDS encoding ABC transporter permease produces MRPTLAIAAKDLKQILLDRRSAIFLVLMPVVFTAFLGIAFRWPGHEDPRPEVGVCDLDSTELSGLVTSQLESGGLVQVEELGRAAASKVDDLIRRGRYDLVLVVRAGYAESAAAGPALEAVCDRSEPKAQAALQAVEAVAARLAVSARVGKLVAGQVGAGASAEEMAVRASAGWQEPAFAIRREAFGPAPAKRRAVPRGFAQSSPGTLVQFAIFGMMTASLLLVLERRSRTLGRMLSAPVSRFQVIAGHVLAMFTVTFLQGILLIGLGQFAFKVDYLSAPAGVLVVLAALSLWVASLGLCIGVIARTQEQVSMFSMLAMFLFAAGGGAWFPLEITGRVFSFVGHLLPSAWAMDGFQNVVLRGQGFGSALVPALVITGYAALFFTVAVWRFRAE; encoded by the coding sequence ATGAGACCGACGCTGGCGATTGCGGCCAAGGACCTGAAGCAGATTCTGCTCGACCGGCGCTCGGCCATCTTCCTGGTGTTGATGCCGGTAGTATTCACCGCCTTCCTCGGCATCGCCTTCCGCTGGCCCGGTCACGAAGACCCGCGACCCGAAGTCGGCGTCTGCGACCTCGATTCGACCGAACTGAGCGGGCTGGTGACCAGCCAGCTTGAGTCGGGTGGCCTGGTCCAGGTTGAGGAGCTCGGCCGCGCTGCCGCGAGCAAGGTTGACGACCTGATTCGACGCGGCCGCTACGACCTGGTGCTCGTGGTGCGCGCCGGGTACGCGGAGAGCGCGGCCGCAGGCCCGGCGCTGGAAGCCGTGTGCGACCGGAGCGAACCGAAGGCGCAGGCGGCTTTGCAGGCGGTCGAGGCGGTCGCCGCCCGGCTGGCCGTCTCTGCGCGCGTCGGGAAACTGGTGGCGGGTCAGGTCGGCGCGGGCGCGAGCGCAGAAGAGATGGCGGTGCGGGCAAGTGCCGGCTGGCAGGAGCCGGCGTTCGCGATTCGGCGCGAGGCCTTCGGGCCGGCCCCGGCAAAGCGGCGAGCGGTGCCCAGGGGGTTTGCCCAGTCGTCGCCCGGCACCCTGGTCCAGTTCGCCATCTTCGGGATGATGACTGCCTCCCTGCTGCTGGTGCTGGAGCGGCGCAGCCGGACCCTGGGCCGGATGCTCTCGGCACCGGTTTCGCGTTTCCAGGTGATAGCCGGGCACGTGCTGGCGATGTTCACGGTGACGTTCCTGCAAGGGATCCTGCTCATCGGGCTGGGGCAGTTCGCGTTCAAGGTTGACTACCTGAGCGCGCCGGCCGGGGTGCTGGTGGTGCTGGCGGCGCTCTCGCTCTGGGTGGCGAGCCTGGGGCTCTGCATCGGCGTGATTGCCAGGACCCAGGAGCAGGTGAGCATGTTTTCGATGCTGGCGATGTTCCTGTTCGCGGCCGGCGGCGGGGCGTGGTTTCCGCTGGAGATTACCGGGCGCGTCTTCTCGTTCGTCGGCCATCTGCTGCCGAGCGCCTGGGCGATGGATGGGTTCCAGAACGTCGTGCTGCGGGGGCAGGGATTCGGCTCGGCCCTGGTCCCGGCCCTGGTCATCACCGGATACGCCGCGCTCTTCTTTACGGTCGCGGTCTGGCGCTTCCGGGCAGAGTAA
- a CDS encoding MFS transporter has protein sequence MLLKNRSVAILFFGLFVAMMGFGIIIPVLPMYAKSLGATSLHLGMIMATFSFFQFIFAPIWGTVSDRIGRKPVLMIGLVGYMLSHLVNGFASSVAMLFVSRVLGGILSSAVLPTAMAFISDVTGEHERGAGMGIFGAAMGAGVIFGPAIGGSVSHFTNSFQAPFFVAAGLVALLIPLAWAYLPESLPRERRVTGTREKKPHRLRELANALRSELAIYFVIAFLTSFAAANLEGIFAYFSLDRFGFGPREMGLVFTVIGVVSVLMQGLLVGPAINRYGENRLILAGLVGTAIGFILLTQSWNLVSLTVFVALNMAGGSLVRPGLSSAVSKQTDAGQGATMGVVSSFDSLGRIVGPVLAGWLYGLHINLPFFFGAGIVLVGALIALPAFRHPRPTIVPAPEPVD, from the coding sequence ATGTTATTGAAAAACCGCAGCGTAGCCATACTCTTCTTCGGCCTCTTCGTGGCGATGATGGGGTTCGGCATCATCATACCCGTACTACCCATGTATGCGAAGTCCCTGGGAGCGACGTCGCTTCACCTCGGCATGATTATGGCTACGTTCTCATTCTTCCAATTCATATTCGCCCCGATCTGGGGCACGGTCTCGGACCGCATCGGCCGCAAACCGGTACTCATGATCGGCCTCGTCGGCTACATGCTGTCGCACCTCGTCAACGGCTTCGCTAGCAGCGTGGCAATGCTCTTTGTCTCCCGGGTCCTGGGCGGCATCCTTTCGTCTGCGGTTCTGCCCACGGCGATGGCGTTCATCTCGGACGTAACCGGTGAGCACGAGCGGGGAGCAGGGATGGGGATATTCGGCGCCGCAATGGGTGCGGGCGTCATCTTCGGCCCGGCCATCGGCGGGTCTGTCTCGCACTTCACGAACAGCTTCCAGGCGCCGTTCTTCGTGGCGGCCGGACTGGTGGCCCTTCTGATTCCCCTGGCCTGGGCATACCTGCCTGAGAGTCTTCCCCGCGAGCGACGTGTCACCGGCACTCGGGAGAAGAAGCCGCACCGCCTGCGGGAGCTGGCCAACGCGCTCAGGAGCGAGCTCGCGATCTACTTCGTCATCGCCTTCCTGACCAGCTTCGCGGCGGCCAACCTCGAGGGCATCTTCGCCTACTTCTCCCTCGACAGGTTCGGGTTCGGACCGCGTGAAATGGGGCTGGTCTTCACCGTCATCGGCGTCGTGTCGGTGCTGATGCAGGGATTGCTTGTCGGCCCGGCGATCAACCGCTACGGTGAGAACCGTCTCATCCTCGCGGGACTTGTCGGCACCGCCATCGGCTTCATACTCCTGACGCAGTCATGGAACCTGGTTTCGCTAACGGTGTTCGTGGCCCTCAACATGGCCGGTGGTTCGTTGGTCCGACCCGGGCTCAGTTCTGCCGTGTCGAAGCAGACCGATGCCGGGCAGGGCGCGACGATGGGCGTGGTCAGTTCCTTCGACTCGCTCGGCAGGATAGTCGGCCCGGTGCTGGCCGGCTGGCTATACGGTCTGCACATCAACCTGCCGTTCTTCTTCGGCGCGGGTATCGTGCTCGTGGGCGCCCTGATTGCCCTGCCGGCCTTCCGTCACCCGAGACCGACGATAGTCCCAGCTCCAGAACCCGTCGACTAA
- a CDS encoding zf-HC2 domain-containing protein: MNCVEVRQAVQDYVTRELSIENRRLFDAHLVECGECQRELALMTALVSTLDHQPVLEPRPGFGEKVLSSLPRQRSLVLNPWWSLALAPVLGGLAWLFRVRLERVILGLAGQLGIRSISLPALTMQNAGIVAAAVVGVGLLVTAGGAWFCWRVYLQE, from the coding sequence ATGAACTGCGTTGAAGTCAGACAGGCGGTCCAGGACTACGTGACCCGCGAACTCAGCATCGAGAACCGGCGGCTGTTCGACGCCCATCTGGTCGAGTGCGGGGAGTGCCAGCGCGAACTGGCGTTGATGACGGCGCTCGTATCCACGCTTGACCATCAGCCGGTGCTCGAGCCACGACCGGGGTTTGGCGAGAAGGTGCTTTCATCGCTGCCGCGGCAGCGGAGTCTCGTTTTGAACCCGTGGTGGTCACTGGCGCTCGCGCCGGTACTGGGCGGCCTGGCGTGGTTGTTTCGGGTTCGGCTTGAGAGGGTGATCCTCGGCCTGGCCGGACAGCTCGGCATCCGGAGCATCAGCCTGCCCGCGCTCACCATGCAGAATGCCGGAATAGTCGCCGCAGCGGTGGTCGGGGTTGGCCTGCTTGTCACTGCTGGTGGTGCCTGGTTCTGCTGGCGCGTCTATCTCCAGGAATAG
- a CDS encoding sigma-70 family RNA polymerase sigma factor, giving the protein MSRQMEIASEDVLVSRSARGDEQAFGVLVERYKGMLYSMSRRLMKDPGRAEDAAQESFIKAWAALPGFKGESKFSSWLYRICYNTCISELRKRKPEVELDEATGVPVEGPAQDFLNRNIQATIQEEVSRLPDDYRAAVTLYHFSGLSYEEIAKLTHKPMGTVKAHIHRARAVLRTRLVERIGWDNLKEVMWQ; this is encoded by the coding sequence ATGTCGAGACAGATGGAGATCGCATCCGAAGACGTCCTGGTGAGCCGCTCCGCACGGGGCGACGAACAGGCGTTTGGGGTGCTGGTTGAACGCTACAAAGGAATGCTGTACTCAATGTCACGTCGGTTGATGAAGGACCCGGGCAGGGCCGAGGATGCGGCCCAGGAGTCCTTCATCAAGGCGTGGGCCGCCCTGCCCGGTTTCAAGGGTGAATCGAAGTTCTCGTCGTGGCTCTACCGTATATGCTACAACACGTGCATCAGCGAGTTGCGCAAACGCAAGCCCGAGGTCGAACTCGACGAGGCGACGGGCGTGCCGGTTGAGGGGCCGGCGCAGGACTTCCTGAACCGCAACATCCAGGCCACGATCCAGGAAGAGGTTAGCAGGCTGCCGGACGACTATCGTGCCGCCGTGACCCTGTACCATTTCAGCGGCCTTTCCTACGAGGAGATTGCGAAGCTGACCCACAAGCCGATGGGCACGGTAAAAGCCCATATCCACCGGGCCCGGGCGGTGCTCAGGACGCGGCTGGTGGAGCGAATCGGCTGGGACAATTTGAAAGAGGTGATGTGGCAATGA